GCAATCCAGATTTACTGTGATTTCTCAGGATATTCAGATATGGCAATCGGTATTGCATTATTGCTTGGATTTAAATTACCGGCTAACTTTAGAACACCATATAAATCGGTATCGATTACCGATTTCTGGAGAAGATGGCATATTTCATTGTCAACTTGGTTAAAAGACTTTTTGTATATATCTATTGGAGGAAACAGAGAAGGGACATTTGCAGGATTTTTATTTCCTAGTTTATTCTTCTTCGGATTATTGCTTTGGGGAATTACAAACTCAGCCGAGAGTATAATTCCACTTGTAATCGCAGTAGGAGGAATTGTAGTTTTCTGTTTGTCATTTTTGCTTTCAAGCAAATTGAAACAAACAATGGTGACTAATTTTAACTTATTTACGACAATGCTTTTAGGAGGATTGTGGCACGGAGCAGGAGCACAGTTTATAATTTGGGGAGCATTACACGGATTAGCTTTGGCAGTTCATAAAATAATTGTAGAACTTTTTCCATCTAAAAAAGAAAATAATGGATTCAGTTCTATCTGGAAATTCTTCTCGATACTACTTACATTTCACTTTGTAGTTTTCTGTTGGATATTCTTCCGAGCAAAAGATTTCGATACAGCAATACAAGTAATTAATAATATTGGTCAGTTAACATTTGAGCCAGAACATTGGCAAACAATTATAATAGGATACAAAAACGTATTTTTATTAATGCTTTTTGGTTACGTATGGCACTTCTTGCCAGAATCCATTATAGCTAAAATGAAGTTTGTTTTTGATAGCACGCCACTAATAGGAAAAGCTATAATTCTAGGATTTGTATATTGGATCGTTTACGCGACAGCAGTTGCAGGTTCACAACCATTTATTTACTTCCAATTTTAAAAGAGAGGTACAAAGGAGCAAAGTTACAAAGGCGCAAAGATTTTATTCTTTGCGCTTTTTTTATAAATTTAATTAGAGCGCAACTATTAAACTTTGTGAACAAAAAAAGCATAGAAACCTTTGCGTAAAACCTTGCGAACTTTGTGGTTAAATGCGGTTAAATAAAAATTGCCTGAAATGTCTAATTAGATTATCTTTGCACTTCAAATAAAGAAAATAGTATGTTTGATAATTTAAGTGATAAGTTAGATAAAGCCTTCCATATATTAAAAGGACACGGTAAAATTACAGAAGTAAACGTTGCCGAAACCTTAAAAGAAGTTCGTCGTGCCTTACTTGATGCCGATGTTAACTTTAAAATTGCTAAAGATTTTACTACCAAAGTAAAAGAAAAAGCAATAGGTCAAGACGTTTTAACTACATTACAACCAGGACAATTATTGGTTAAGTTGGTAAAAGACGAACTTACTGAATTGATGGGTGGTGACGTAGCAGGAATAAACTTGTCAGGAACACCAAGCGTTATCTTAATGTCAGGATTGCAAGGATCGGGAAAAACTACTTTCTCAGGAAAACTGGCAAATTATTTAAAAACTAAAAAGAATAAAAAACCACTTTTAGTAGCGTGTGATATTTACCGTCCAGCGGCGATAAACCAATTACATGTTGTAGGTGATCAAATAGGTGTTGAGGTATACTCAGAACCAGATAATAAAAATCCTGTAGAAATTGCACAAAATGCAATTAAGCATGCTAAAGCGAATGGGTTCAATGTTGTTATCGTCGATACAGCAGGACGTTTAGCTGTAGATCAGGAAATGATGGACGAGATTGCACGTGTACACAAAGCAATTCAGCCACAAGAAACTTTATTTGTTGTGGATGCCATGACAGGTCAAGATGCTGTGAATACTGCAAAAGCATTCAATGATATATTAAACTTCGACGGAGTTATCCTTACTAAATTAGATGGAGATACTCGTGGAGGAGCTGCTATTTCAATTAAATCGGTAGTAAACAAACCAATTAAGTTTGTTGGTACAGGAGAGAAAATGGATGCAATCGATGTGTTCTATCCTATTCGTATGGCAG
The nucleotide sequence above comes from Flavobacterium branchiarum. Encoded proteins:
- the ffh gene encoding signal recognition particle protein, yielding MFDNLSDKLDKAFHILKGHGKITEVNVAETLKEVRRALLDADVNFKIAKDFTTKVKEKAIGQDVLTTLQPGQLLVKLVKDELTELMGGDVAGINLSGTPSVILMSGLQGSGKTTFSGKLANYLKTKKNKKPLLVACDIYRPAAINQLHVVGDQIGVEVYSEPDNKNPVEIAQNAIKHAKANGFNVVIVDTAGRLAVDQEMMDEIARVHKAIQPQETLFVVDAMTGQDAVNTAKAFNDILNFDGVILTKLDGDTRGGAAISIKSVVNKPIKFVGTGEKMDAIDVFYPIRMAERILGMGDVVSLVERAQEQFDEEEARKIQKKIAKNEFGFDDFLSQIQQVKKMGNMKDLVGMIPGASKAMKDVEIEDDAFKHIEAIIHSMTPLERSKPAVIDVKRKARIAKGSGTKIEQVNQLMKQFDQMSKMMKMMQGPGGKNLMKMMGGMKGMPGGMPR
- a CDS encoding MBOAT family O-acyltransferase, whose protein sequence is MITVDSINDWFVQNFGALTLEQVKGWFIYNPEEKLLFNTGLFLGLFLVFYFVYAFLRKTFYLRLTYVILFSLFFYYKSSGIYFLLLLLSSVVDYGLSQIIYNEKVKTRKKIYLIISVILNLGLLGYFKYMNFMIVTYNDMFHGNFELHDIFLPVGISFYTFQSMSYIIEIYREEIKPTKNYIEYLFFVSFFPQLVAGPIVRAKDFLPQIYQKLSLTKEDVNNALFLIIGGLIKKTVISNYISVNFVDRVFDTPMSYTSFENLMASYGYAIQIYCDFSGYSDMAIGIALLLGFKLPANFRTPYKSVSITDFWRRWHISLSTWLKDFLYISIGGNREGTFAGFLFPSLFFFGLLLWGITNSAESIIPLVIAVGGIVVFCLSFLLSSKLKQTMVTNFNLFTTMLLGGLWHGAGAQFIIWGALHGLALAVHKIIVELFPSKKENNGFSSIWKFFSILLTFHFVVFCWIFFRAKDFDTAIQVINNIGQLTFEPEHWQTIIIGYKNVFLLMLFGYVWHFLPESIIAKMKFVFDSTPLIGKAIILGFVYWIVYATAVAGSQPFIYFQF